The Claveliimonas bilis genome window below encodes:
- a CDS encoding glycerol dehydrogenase has translation MLPLTSYAWGSPGRYIQGAGELDRLAIHTEKFGKRAFAVIDEFFYKSFTERLNTLYENAGGAFLSFLYQTEITKELIEKASDEASGFSPDVIIGIGGGKALDTAKAVASRLSLPLVIIPTSASTDAPTSAMSIIYNDAHEHDDVYYYIKNPDLVLVDSQIIADAPVRFLVSGMGDALATVFEGRTSIRTNQPNYICGESGSYMRTRTAAAIAEECYRTIREFGVRAKIANELHVVTDALDAVIEANTLMSGLGFENVGCAASHVVCNGITAVPGGDKALHGEKVAFGVICQLLAENEDMKLIEEVIRFNLSVGLPVTLDDMGIAPTEENFDIISANPQETEWTREPFYMDAAKVKAVVKTAHELGKRYKKGL, from the coding sequence ATGCTGCCGCTTACTTCTTATGCCTGGGGTTCACCAGGCCGCTATATCCAGGGAGCCGGAGAACTTGACCGCCTGGCAATCCACACAGAAAAATTCGGAAAAAGGGCTTTTGCTGTCATTGATGAATTTTTCTACAAATCATTTACAGAAAGGCTGAACACTCTCTACGAGAATGCCGGAGGGGCTTTCTTGAGTTTTTTGTATCAGACCGAGATTACAAAAGAGCTTATTGAAAAAGCATCTGACGAGGCCAGTGGCTTTTCCCCGGATGTCATCATCGGAATCGGCGGAGGAAAAGCACTGGATACCGCCAAAGCCGTAGCTTCCAGGCTGTCCCTTCCCCTTGTGATTATCCCTACAAGCGCTTCTACAGACGCGCCCACAAGCGCCATGTCCATCATCTACAATGACGCACATGAACACGATGATGTCTACTATTACATCAAAAATCCGGATCTTGTACTTGTAGACAGCCAGATCATTGCAGACGCCCCGGTACGTTTCCTTGTATCCGGTATGGGTGATGCCCTGGCTACCGTCTTTGAAGGGCGCACAAGTATCCGCACCAATCAGCCCAACTATATCTGTGGAGAATCCGGCTCTTACATGCGTACCCGGACTGCCGCCGCCATTGCCGAGGAGTGTTATCGTACCATCCGCGAATTTGGCGTCAGGGCTAAGATTGCCAATGAACTTCATGTTGTTACGGATGCTCTGGATGCAGTCATCGAGGCAAACACTCTGATGAGCGGACTCGGGTTTGAGAATGTGGGCTGTGCCGCTTCCCATGTTGTGTGCAATGGAATCACAGCTGTTCCCGGCGGAGATAAGGCGCTCCACGGAGAAAAAGTTGCCTTCGGCGTCATCTGTCAGCTGCTTGCAGAAAATGAAGATATGAAACTGATAGAAGAAGTCATCCGGTTCAATTTAAGTGTAGGGCTTCCTGTCACTCTGGATGATATGGGAATTGCACCTACAGAAGAAAATTTTGATATCATCAGCGCCAACCCGCAGGAAACCGAATGGACCAGAGAACCATTCTATATGGATGCCGCAAAAGTAAAGGCAGTAGTTAAGACCGCCCATGAATTGGGAAAGCGTTATAAAAAAGGGTTATAA
- a CDS encoding pyruvate formate lyase family protein, whose translation MKIETILNAEEITKLAKERFQEERATDHLEGWFLAKEIMRECDERFSGEEDCIRIAKTLVEVAERLPLWISDYHVFAGTQDDAFARSYALINPAFSVDSFSGYCDPVAVFGDIDPIGDITQERIDDLKQYNEKTKFAKALCSAYDIAGDNTSEAIYFIEQVTGHLIPDMRDVLKDGVKGLKERIGVQREAEQNPKKRSYYEAMDISLDAVLVIARRYADLAEEKAAASEGKDKERFRLMADTLRKVPENGAENLYEAIQSFILMWQVMCLEQTPNPYAFSVGNADRIFEPYRKMEDTDRDMAAALLKHLLVFYNVADRSWAISQNLIIGGKSGAGEDMTNPTSYALLDAYYDMNLPQPILSVKLHKNTPKELYESLGRFLFTPGCLTPSFFNDDSVFEILKNRNHVDPADLEDYSVAGCQEPLIMGKDNGNTTNSWLNMAKVLELSLNDGVSTISGKKFGKGREEFGYHTDQEVLENIREIFYNNLQEYTDEMVKCANAASEAISILQVPFLSTLMGGIETGVDVRDTKEQGTKYNGSGCLIHGLSVAADSFIAIDTLLRERPQDAGRMLEALRTNFENDPEMHQYLMKAKKYGNNIGIVDDEAADIASRVSDMVTAEKNYLGNPFRADWASPSTHLLYGYWVGATPDGRKAREQLGYGIDPLYGEAHSGLGFRVMSNMKLPFEKMNGGCASHLGINPGYFQAETFEEKGVEFQKKIMNPLFYNPQKEGVSPFYLYVNVTTPEMLRKVLAEPKKYAPSGVYIMRIHGTFVNFLDLSPDIQEDIIKRLDMESTRL comes from the coding sequence ATGAAAATTGAAACCATATTAAATGCAGAGGAAATTACAAAGCTGGCAAAAGAAAGATTTCAGGAAGAAAGAGCAACGGATCATCTGGAAGGATGGTTTCTTGCCAAAGAAATTATGCGGGAATGTGATGAGAGATTTTCAGGAGAAGAAGATTGCATCCGCATTGCGAAAACCCTGGTGGAAGTAGCGGAAAGGCTTCCGCTCTGGATCAGTGATTACCATGTGTTTGCGGGAACTCAGGATGATGCCTTTGCCAGGTCCTACGCCCTTATCAATCCGGCGTTTTCGGTGGATTCCTTCAGCGGCTACTGCGATCCGGTGGCGGTTTTCGGGGATATTGATCCCATCGGAGATATTACGCAGGAGAGGATCGACGATCTGAAGCAATATAATGAAAAGACGAAGTTTGCAAAAGCGCTGTGCAGCGCCTATGATATTGCAGGTGACAATACAAGCGAGGCGATTTATTTTATCGAACAGGTAACAGGACATCTCATTCCGGATATGAGAGACGTCCTGAAGGATGGTGTGAAAGGACTGAAAGAGAGGATCGGGGTTCAAAGGGAAGCGGAACAGAATCCAAAGAAACGCTCCTACTATGAGGCGATGGATATTTCTCTGGACGCCGTTCTTGTAATTGCCCGAAGATATGCAGATCTGGCAGAAGAGAAAGCGGCAGCGAGTGAAGGAAAGGATAAAGAACGGTTTCGGCTTATGGCGGATACGCTGCGCAAAGTGCCTGAAAACGGAGCGGAAAATCTCTATGAGGCTATTCAGTCATTTATTTTGATGTGGCAGGTAATGTGTCTGGAGCAAACCCCCAATCCCTACGCATTTTCTGTAGGAAATGCAGACCGGATTTTTGAACCGTACCGTAAGATGGAAGATACGGACCGGGATATGGCGGCGGCCCTTTTAAAACACCTTCTCGTATTCTATAATGTGGCAGACCGAAGCTGGGCGATTTCCCAGAATCTGATCATCGGAGGAAAATCAGGCGCGGGTGAAGATATGACAAATCCAACTTCCTATGCCCTTTTGGATGCCTACTATGACATGAATCTTCCGCAGCCTATCCTGTCTGTAAAGCTCCATAAAAATACACCGAAGGAGCTGTATGAAAGTCTGGGAAGATTCCTGTTTACGCCGGGCTGCCTGACCCCCTCCTTCTTTAATGACGATTCTGTATTTGAGATATTAAAAAATAGAAACCATGTGGACCCCGCAGATCTGGAAGACTATTCTGTAGCCGGATGCCAGGAACCTTTGATCATGGGGAAGGATAACGGAAACACAACAAACAGCTGGCTGAATATGGCTAAAGTGCTGGAGTTGTCTTTGAATGACGGCGTTTCCACGATATCCGGCAAAAAGTTCGGAAAAGGCCGGGAGGAATTCGGATATCATACCGACCAGGAAGTACTGGAAAATATTCGTGAAATCTTTTATAATAACCTTCAGGAATATACCGATGAGATGGTAAAATGCGCAAACGCAGCTTCGGAGGCAATTTCTATTCTGCAAGTTCCCTTTCTCTCCACTTTGATGGGCGGTATTGAAACGGGCGTGGATGTCCGTGATACAAAAGAGCAGGGAACAAAATATAATGGAAGCGGATGTCTGATCCACGGTCTTTCTGTTGCGGCGGATTCCTTTATCGCTATTGATACTTTGCTTCGGGAAAGACCACAGGATGCCGGGAGAATGTTGGAGGCTCTTCGGACCAATTTTGAGAATGACCCGGAGATGCATCAGTATCTGATGAAAGCAAAAAAATATGGAAACAATATCGGCATTGTAGATGATGAGGCGGCGGATATTGCTTCCAGAGTCAGCGATATGGTGACAGCCGAAAAAAATTATCTGGGCAATCCTTTCCGGGCAGACTGGGCTTCCCCGTCCACACATCTTCTGTATGGATACTGGGTGGGCGCAACGCCGGACGGCAGAAAGGCAAGGGAACAGCTGGGATACGGCATTGATCCGCTGTACGGAGAGGCTCATTCCGGCCTTGGATTCCGGGTAATGTCCAACATGAAGCTTCCGTTTGAGAAGATGAACGGAGGATGCGCTTCTCACCTGGGGATTAATCCAGGCTACTTCCAAGCGGAAACTTTTGAGGAAAAAGGTGTGGAATTTCAGAAGAAGATCATGAATCCATTGTTTTACAATCCACAGAAGGAAGGCGTTTCACCATTCTATCTCTATGTCAATGTGACAACGCCGGAAATGCTGCGAAAAGTATTAGCCGAGCCGAAAAAATATGCGCCAAGCGGCGTTTATATTATGAGGATCCATGGAACTTTTGTAAATTTCCTTGATCTGTCTCCGGATATTCAGGAAGATATCATCAAGAGGCTGGATATGGAGTCCACCCGTTTATAG
- a CDS encoding glycyl-radical enzyme activating protein, with protein sequence MKIFQKGFNYSQDGDGNRLVYHLQGCNMKCPWCANPEGMKVEGVIVSDEEWLLESICPHHAINGKTVDRTICQSCSRKECVTEHNTKGMYLSYEEETVGEILEEARNNAMMFYDGGGVTFTGGEATVQFEELKEALTGLKESGIHTALETNGAHPRLEELLGCVGQLIMDCKLCDPKKHKEYTGLSNETVLANIRKAAKIHPSLHVRVPLIGGVNDGQEDQEAFLSFFREIGGSNVTFEVLAYHEFGKKKWEECGWKYQMTEKARVNENTLRQFRERIKEAECNYKRT encoded by the coding sequence ATGAAAATTTTTCAGAAAGGGTTTAATTATTCCCAGGATGGCGACGGGAACAGGCTTGTTTACCATCTGCAGGGCTGCAATATGAAATGTCCCTGGTGCGCCAATCCGGAGGGGATGAAGGTAGAAGGCGTGATCGTGTCAGATGAGGAATGGCTTCTTGAATCTATTTGCCCTCACCATGCCATTAACGGAAAGACGGTAGACAGGACCATTTGCCAAAGCTGCAGCCGGAAGGAATGTGTGACAGAGCACAATACAAAAGGAATGTATCTTTCCTATGAAGAGGAAACAGTAGGGGAAATCCTGGAGGAAGCAAGAAATAACGCTATGATGTTCTATGATGGCGGCGGGGTGACATTTACAGGAGGAGAGGCCACCGTACAGTTTGAAGAGCTGAAAGAAGCGCTTACAGGATTGAAAGAGTCAGGAATACACACGGCATTGGAGACAAATGGAGCACATCCGAGGCTGGAAGAGCTGCTGGGATGTGTCGGTCAGCTTATTATGGACTGCAAGCTCTGTGATCCTAAGAAGCACAAAGAATATACCGGGCTTTCCAATGAGACTGTCCTTGCCAATATAAGGAAAGCAGCGAAGATCCATCCAAGCCTGCATGTGAGAGTACCGCTGATCGGAGGGGTCAATGACGGCCAGGAAGACCAGGAGGCATTTCTTTCATTTTTCCGTGAGATAGGCGGCAGCAATGTGACATTTGAAGTGCTGGCCTATCATGAATTTGGAAAAAAGAAATGGGAAGAATGCGGATGGAAATACCAGATGACAGAAAAAGCCAGAGTGAATGAAAATACCCTGAGGCAGTTCCGGGAACGGATCAAAGAAGCAGAATGTAATTATAAGCGTACATAA
- the xylB gene encoding xylulokinase: MSYYMGVDIGTSSVKSMLISGDGNVAGTEQVGYNIIKERLSWAEQDMEELWQAARQTIAALVKRFPGEAAQISCISYSGQMHGLVMVDDRGKLIRNAIIWADQRSGDEISEIYKVIGKDNYRNVILNSLSTGFLASSLMWVKEHEPENYEKTRYVMFPKDYIRYRMCGEIGTEMSDASSGAIFDTKKRQWAWDLIEKLGLKKEIFPESHESCDIAGQVSGECEEQTGLKAGTLIAYGGGDTLMMGVGNGIIVPGILASNIGTACQISGAFDHPVYDPKFRTNTFCHVKKDLWLLMGAHLSGGVALKWLMNQMLEMKSYDDMTALAGTVPAGSEGLVFLPYLSGERTPYNDPEAKGIYFGMTLKHTKAHMIRSTMEGIVFGLRSSLEIFKGLGISYQKIIASGGGARSRLFLQMQADILNGPIFTNENNEQACVGAAITAAVAAGEYRSCEEACSRLVKLSETTVEPDRENQKYYEEQFAIYRELYGHNQDLFHKNVRG; the protein is encoded by the coding sequence ATGAGCTATTATATGGGAGTTGATATCGGAACATCCAGCGTGAAGTCCATGTTGATCAGTGGTGATGGGAATGTGGCCGGAACGGAGCAGGTTGGATACAATATCATAAAGGAGAGGCTTTCCTGGGCGGAACAGGACATGGAAGAACTTTGGCAGGCTGCACGCCAGACGATTGCAGCTTTGGTGAAACGTTTTCCCGGGGAAGCGGCACAGATTAGCTGTATCAGCTATTCGGGACAGATGCATGGCCTGGTTATGGTAGATGACAGGGGAAAACTGATCCGCAATGCAATTATCTGGGCGGATCAAAGATCAGGAGATGAAATCTCTGAAATTTATAAAGTGATCGGAAAAGATAATTACAGAAATGTTATCTTAAATTCGTTAAGTACAGGGTTCCTTGCCTCCTCCCTTATGTGGGTGAAAGAGCATGAGCCGGAAAATTACGAAAAAACCAGATATGTAATGTTTCCCAAAGATTATATCCGTTATCGGATGTGCGGCGAGATCGGAACGGAAATGTCTGACGCTTCCAGCGGAGCAATTTTTGATACAAAAAAGCGTCAGTGGGCCTGGGACCTTATTGAGAAGCTGGGACTGAAAAAAGAGATTTTCCCGGAAAGTCATGAATCCTGTGATATTGCAGGGCAGGTATCCGGGGAATGCGAGGAACAGACAGGATTGAAAGCAGGGACGCTGATCGCATATGGCGGCGGCGATACTTTGATGATGGGCGTTGGAAACGGAATCATTGTTCCGGGAATCCTGGCTTCCAATATCGGCACGGCCTGTCAGATATCCGGCGCTTTTGACCATCCGGTCTATGATCCTAAGTTTCGCACGAATACATTTTGTCATGTAAAAAAAGATCTGTGGCTTTTGATGGGGGCGCACCTAAGCGGCGGGGTTGCTTTGAAATGGCTGATGAATCAGATGCTGGAAATGAAATCTTACGATGATATGACCGCTTTAGCCGGAACGGTCCCAGCGGGAAGCGAAGGTCTTGTGTTTCTTCCGTATTTGAGTGGAGAAAGAACACCTTATAATGATCCGGAGGCAAAAGGAATTTATTTTGGTATGACTTTGAAGCATACAAAGGCTCATATGATAAGAAGTACAATGGAAGGGATTGTGTTCGGACTTCGCAGTTCATTGGAAATTTTTAAAGGCCTCGGTATTTCGTACCAAAAAATTATTGCGTCAGGAGGGGGAGCGAGAAGCCGTCTCTTTCTTCAGATGCAGGCGGATATTCTGAATGGGCCGATCTTTACCAATGAAAATAATGAACAGGCCTGTGTGGGAGCCGCCATTACAGCGGCTGTGGCAGCAGGAGAATATCGAAGCTGTGAAGAAGCCTGCAGCCGTCTGGTGAAGTTGAGCGAAACGACGGTAGAGCCAGACCGGGAGAATCAGAAATATTATGAGGAGCAGTTTGCCATTTACCGGGAGTTATACGGACATAATCAGGATCTGTTCCACAAAAATGTGAGAGGATAA
- a CDS encoding ROK family protein codes for MKKSQLIYHYIREQQAVSKQDIVVGLKLSLPTITHNLQYLEELHLIDTSDKIRNTGGRNATAYSYVKNARAAIGLYLTAHHINCVSVDLSGDVIQMIRRKRDFNLDDDGYLQEIGVIVEEVKRKSKIKDKDFLGVGISVPGLVSQDGEIVTYGMTLNFGGRTREGIAKYIPYRNKLFHDSIAAGYAEVWKEQDIQNAFYLSLSNSVGGAALFDKKIYEGNSQKGGEVGHMTVVPEGGEQCYCGRKGCFDTVCRSTLLDQYTDGNLERFFGLLDAGDAEAVRLWDKYLDNLSLGIHNLRMLFDSDIILGGYVGAYIEKYMEDLCDRIDTRNPFGDPAREYLVPCKYKVEAAAAGAAIHFIDEFFESI; via the coding sequence TTGAAAAAGAGTCAGTTGATATATCATTATATAAGGGAGCAGCAAGCTGTCTCGAAACAGGACATTGTTGTGGGGCTGAAGCTCAGCCTTCCTACAATTACCCATAATCTTCAATATCTTGAAGAGTTGCATCTGATTGATACATCCGATAAAATCCGAAATACCGGCGGAAGGAATGCAACAGCTTACTCTTACGTGAAAAATGCAAGGGCAGCTATTGGTCTCTATTTGACAGCGCATCATATTAATTGTGTATCAGTGGATCTCTCGGGGGATGTGATCCAGATGATTCGGAGGAAGCGTGATTTTAATCTGGATGATGATGGATATTTGCAGGAAATCGGCGTGATCGTCGAGGAGGTAAAAAGAAAATCTAAAATAAAAGACAAAGATTTTCTGGGGGTTGGCATATCAGTTCCCGGCCTGGTCTCGCAGGATGGAGAAATTGTCACGTATGGAATGACCCTGAATTTCGGCGGAAGAACAAGGGAAGGAATTGCCAAATATATTCCCTACAGAAATAAGCTGTTTCACGATTCGATTGCAGCAGGGTATGCAGAGGTGTGGAAAGAGCAGGATATACAGAATGCCTTCTACTTAAGTCTCAGTAACAGTGTGGGAGGAGCAGCGCTGTTTGACAAAAAGATTTATGAAGGAAACAGCCAGAAGGGCGGAGAAGTGGGCCATATGACAGTTGTGCCGGAAGGAGGGGAACAGTGTTACTGTGGCCGTAAGGGGTGTTTCGATACCGTGTGTCGTTCTACGCTTCTGGATCAGTATACAGATGGAAACCTGGAACGGTTCTTTGGACTTCTGGATGCCGGAGATGCAGAGGCAGTTAGATTGTGGGATAAATATTTGGACAATTTGTCGTTGGGAATCCACAATCTTCGGATGTTGTTTGACTCTGATATTATTCTGGGCGGATATGTAGGAGCTTATATTGAGAAATATATGGAAGATCTCTGCGACAGGATAGATACGAGAAATCCGTTCGGGGATCCGGCCAGGGAATATCTTGTTCCTTGCAAATATAAAGTGGAAGCGGCAGCTGCCGGAGCAGCGATCCATTTTATTGATGAATTTTTTGAAAGTATTTGA
- a CDS encoding GntR family transcriptional regulator yields the protein MDSENLYQKVKNKICDEIFAGHYKDGDMLPSERELEKVLDVSRVTVRRSLQMLEEDRLIVREVGRGTKVTFHNSGNPADLDMIVLVAPARNPFFSEFIGRFQAYAETKGTLVLYVEKPKSEGLEKSLYRLYKRGLRNAVVWLEDLQVDRKKLQRLRAIGMNLVFFDSDRGLPYADCVALNNERAVSTLYQALKEAGYKRIIYVGWDMTEIYSIRMREEAYRTYAGEHGIVLRIPWKKEEEGRKIIESALKGSIGEREGKETAVLCCDRECGILVTEIAAGEKPELAVASVDKLPSPPLGTIMYRQDMKKTVEQIFTSLERQCAPGGTWEPAMYLVEGQMIQEI from the coding sequence ATGGACAGCGAAAATCTCTATCAGAAAGTGAAAAATAAAATATGTGATGAAATATTTGCCGGCCACTATAAAGATGGAGATATGCTTCCGTCAGAACGTGAATTGGAGAAGGTTCTGGATGTCAGCCGGGTCACAGTGCGAAGATCCCTGCAGATGCTGGAGGAAGATCGCCTTATTGTCCGGGAAGTGGGAAGGGGAACAAAAGTGACTTTCCATAACAGCGGCAACCCGGCGGATCTGGATATGATCGTCCTGGTGGCTCCGGCCAGAAATCCCTTTTTCTCGGAATTTATCGGACGATTTCAAGCATATGCTGAGACAAAAGGTACTCTGGTGCTCTATGTAGAGAAGCCAAAAAGCGAAGGTCTGGAAAAAAGCCTTTACCGGCTTTATAAAAGAGGACTTCGTAATGCGGTAGTCTGGCTGGAAGATTTGCAAGTAGATCGCAAGAAGCTTCAAAGGCTCCGTGCCATTGGCATGAATCTTGTGTTTTTTGATTCTGACAGAGGACTTCCTTATGCGGACTGTGTGGCTCTCAACAACGAACGTGCAGTAAGTACATTGTACCAGGCTCTTAAAGAAGCGGGATATAAGAGGATTATATATGTAGGATGGGATATGACAGAGATATACAGTATTCGGATGCGTGAGGAAGCCTATCGGACATATGCCGGAGAGCATGGAATCGTATTAAGGATCCCATGGAAGAAAGAAGAAGAAGGACGGAAGATCATTGAAAGCGCTCTGAAGGGCAGTATCGGAGAGAGGGAGGGAAAAGAAACGGCAGTGCTCTGCTGTGACAGGGAATGCGGTATCCTTGTTACAGAGATCGCTGCAGGAGAAAAGCCGGAGCTTGCAGTGGCTTCCGTGGATAAACTGCCGTCTCCGCCTTTGGGAACGATCATGTACCGCCAGGATATGAAAAAGACAGTAGAACAGATTTTTACATCTCTTGAGAGGCAGTGTGCCCCCGGAGGCACATGGGAGCCTGCCATGTATCTGGTAGAAGGGCAGATGATACAGGAAATATAG
- a CDS encoding sugar ABC transporter ATP-binding protein yields MSEEYVLQLQHIRKEYPGVVALKDVTLELKPGEILALIGENGAGKSTLIKCCSGAVIPTSGKIIVNGKEFTSMTPQLAAENGIAIIYQEFNNVKELSAAENLFLGRPIKKGIVIDKAAMEREAAKAFEQLHIKIDPKALMKNLTVGYQQMVEIAKAIQQNAKILIMDEPSAPLTSAEVESMFEVVERLRKEGVSIIYISHRLEEIYRLSDRIVVLRDGEYIKTLITKESHVQELIKLMVGRELTQTYPPRGDCIDENEVILELKDVTGNGDKNISLKVHKGEILGLGGLVGAGRTELAQMIFGAVKKQSGEIYFKGKEINPKSPREAIDIGIALVPEDRKRHGALLGVSIKNNINMPIYQRNSTLSVINSKVERETAEKYEKSMAIKTPSLQQLVKNLSGGNQQKVILAKWLAADAELIIVDEPTRGIDVGAKYEIYKLMNELVEKEGKAIIMISSEMEELMGMSDRIVVLSEGNMTGSLEKSEFSQETIMAYASAARMEEG; encoded by the coding sequence ATGAGTGAAGAATATGTATTGCAGTTACAGCATATAAGAAAAGAATACCCGGGTGTTGTTGCGCTGAAGGATGTTACATTGGAGTTGAAACCGGGAGAGATACTGGCCCTTATCGGCGAAAACGGAGCCGGAAAATCTACCCTGATCAAATGTTGTTCCGGAGCAGTTATCCCCACCTCCGGGAAGATTATAGTCAATGGAAAAGAATTTACAAGCATGACACCGCAGCTGGCAGCAGAGAATGGAATTGCGATTATTTACCAGGAATTTAATAACGTAAAGGAACTGTCGGCAGCAGAAAACTTATTTTTGGGAAGGCCTATTAAAAAAGGAATTGTTATCGACAAGGCGGCTATGGAGAGAGAGGCTGCCAAAGCGTTTGAACAGTTGCATATTAAAATTGACCCGAAGGCTCTGATGAAGAATCTGACCGTCGGATATCAGCAGATGGTGGAAATTGCCAAGGCAATCCAGCAGAATGCGAAGATACTGATTATGGATGAACCTTCCGCACCTTTGACAAGCGCGGAAGTTGAAAGTATGTTTGAAGTGGTGGAAAGACTTCGGAAAGAGGGAGTTTCAATTATTTATATTTCTCATCGTCTGGAAGAAATCTACCGTCTGTCAGACAGAATTGTTGTTCTTCGTGACGGCGAATACATCAAGACTCTTATTACAAAAGAGAGTCATGTCCAGGAGCTGATCAAGCTTATGGTAGGACGTGAGCTGACACAGACCTATCCGCCGAGAGGAGACTGCATAGACGAAAATGAAGTAATACTGGAATTGAAAGATGTGACCGGAAACGGTGATAAAAATATCAGTCTGAAGGTACATAAAGGTGAGATTCTCGGTCTTGGAGGCCTGGTTGGAGCGGGACGTACAGAACTGGCGCAGATGATTTTCGGCGCAGTAAAAAAACAGTCCGGAGAGATATATTTTAAAGGCAAGGAAATTAATCCCAAGAGTCCGAGAGAAGCAATTGATATCGGAATTGCCCTTGTACCTGAGGACAGAAAGCGTCATGGCGCACTTTTGGGAGTGTCTATTAAAAACAATATCAATATGCCGATCTATCAGAGAAACTCGACTTTAAGCGTGATCAATTCCAAAGTTGAGAGAGAAACTGCAGAGAAATATGAAAAGAGTATGGCGATCAAGACTCCGTCGCTGCAGCAGCTTGTCAAGAATTTAAGTGGTGGTAATCAGCAGAAGGTTATTCTGGCGAAATGGCTGGCTGCTGATGCAGAACTGATTATTGTTGACGAGCCTACAAGAGGTATTGACGTAGGCGCGAAGTATGAAATCTATAAGCTGATGAACGAGCTGGTAGAAAAAGAAGGAAAGGCGATCATCATGATCTCTTCCGAAATGGAGGAGCTTATGGGTATGTCTGACCGTATTGTTGTTCTTTCAGAAGGAAATATGACCGGTTCTCTGGAGAAGAGTGAGTTCAGCCAGGAAACGATCATGGCATATGCATCCGCAGCGAGAATGGAGGAGGGTTAA
- a CDS encoding ABC transporter permease has product MKSNVGSKLKEHAIWIVLVVLVIGFTVANPRFVNPSNIFTLLRQVAVFGIASIGMTFVILLADIDLSIGSIMSFVNVVCAYLMVNAGVNWILATLITLVLSTLVGVLNGFMVSTIGIPALIATFATQTAFSGLTYIICDGMPIYGFTESFNVFGQWYVGPVPVPVIIMIICFIVGAFILNKTYFGRYFYAVGGNPEAAKLSGIRVGRVKYLVFALSGFFSGLAGIVLLSRTASGAPNAGTGYEFKVITCVVLGGVSVAGGSGRMSGVVAGTFIIGALQNGMVLMNIDSYTQNIVMGIVLALAVGFDCIQNKKQAN; this is encoded by the coding sequence ATGAAGAGTAATGTAGGATCTAAATTAAAAGAACATGCCATCTGGATTGTATTAGTAGTCCTTGTTATTGGATTTACGGTGGCAAACCCAAGATTTGTAAACCCAAGCAATATATTTACACTGCTTCGTCAGGTGGCTGTATTTGGTATTGCTTCCATCGGTATGACATTTGTTATTTTGCTGGCTGACATCGACCTTTCTATCGGTTCGATCATGTCTTTTGTAAATGTTGTCTGTGCTTACCTGATGGTAAATGCCGGAGTAAACTGGATTCTGGCAACACTGATTACTTTAGTACTCTCTACTTTGGTAGGTGTACTGAACGGTTTTATGGTATCCACTATCGGCATCCCGGCCCTGATTGCGACCTTTGCGACACAGACCGCCTTTTCGGGATTGACGTATATCATTTGTGATGGTATGCCGATCTATGGATTTACAGAATCTTTCAATGTATTTGGCCAGTGGTATGTAGGACCTGTTCCGGTTCCTGTTATTATCATGATTATCTGCTTCATAGTAGGAGCTTTTATCCTGAACAAGACCTATTTCGGCCGTTATTTCTATGCGGTTGGAGGTAACCCGGAGGCAGCGAAGCTTTCCGGTATCCGTGTAGGAAGAGTAAAATATCTTGTATTTGCACTTTCCGGATTTTTCTCAGGACTGGCAGGTATCGTGCTTCTGTCCCGTACAGCTTCCGGTGCCCCGAATGCAGGAACAGGCTATGAATTTAAAGTAATCACCTGTGTTGTACTTGGTGGTGTGTCCGTAGCCGGTGGTTCCGGTAGAATGTCAGGCGTTGTGGCCGGTACATTTATCATCGGAGCGCTCCAGAACGGTATGGTTCTTATGAACATCGACAGCTATACACAGAACATCGTTATGGGTATTGTGCTGGCACTTGCAGTTGGATTTGACTGTATCCAGAATAAAAAGCAAGCAAACTAA